A stretch of Myxococcus hansupus DNA encodes these proteins:
- the fadJ gene encoding fatty acid oxidation complex subunit alpha FadJ, producing MATKVEELEAKQGFSYQVEGGVAVITFDLPDSPVNTLSPETGEAFLRVMSRAEREPEVKAVVFTSGKKDSFVAGAKIDFLQTIKTAEEATAISRNGQEGFDKLDAFPKPVVAAIHGACLGGGLEWALACDYRIATDSPKTSLGLPEVQLGLIPGAGGTQRLPALIGVQAALDLILTGKSLKPAKAKKLGVVDEVVPVPILRDIAVRRAKELAEGKLKVERRHGQGFKGVARGGKAKGLAGFLQGLANKELWAEVALEDNPLGRKVLFDQARKQLLKKTRGKFPAPEKALQVIRVGLESGHKAGQEAEAKAFGELVVSDVSKRLVEIFFATTALKKENGTSNPDAKPREVKKVAVLGGGLMGGGIAYVASVLQGVPVRVKDKDDAGVGRAMKQVQTILDERVKRRSLTRREATAKSAVVTAGTDYSGFKSADLVIEAVFEDLKLKHRVIAEVEAVTGEQTIFASNTSSLPITDLAKGSRRPGQVIGMHYFSPVHKMPLLEIITHAGTEDWVTATCVEVGRKQGKTVIVVNDGPGFYTSRILAPYMNEAAYLLGEGADIAELDKALVEFGFPVGPITLLDEVGIDVAQKVGPIMEAAFGKRMAAPKALEKVVADGRLGRKSEKGFYLYEDGKKQDVDPSIYALLPHGTERRSFDRAEMAERVVLQMVNEAIRCLGEGILRSARDGDVGAIFGLGFPPFLGGPFHYVDSRGPAEVLRKLEHFHDKLGERFIPAPLLVEMVKAGKTFYPR from the coding sequence ATGGCCACCAAGGTGGAAGAGCTCGAGGCGAAGCAGGGCTTCTCGTACCAGGTGGAGGGCGGCGTCGCCGTCATCACCTTCGATTTGCCGGACTCCCCGGTGAACACGCTGTCGCCGGAGACGGGCGAGGCCTTCCTGCGCGTCATGTCGCGCGCGGAGCGGGAGCCCGAGGTGAAGGCCGTCGTCTTCACGTCCGGCAAGAAGGACTCGTTCGTCGCCGGGGCGAAGATCGACTTCCTGCAGACCATCAAGACGGCGGAGGAGGCCACCGCCATCAGCCGCAACGGGCAGGAGGGCTTCGACAAGCTGGACGCCTTCCCCAAGCCCGTCGTCGCGGCCATCCACGGCGCATGTCTGGGCGGCGGCCTGGAGTGGGCGCTGGCGTGTGACTACCGCATCGCCACCGACAGCCCGAAGACGTCGCTGGGCTTGCCGGAGGTGCAGCTCGGCCTGATTCCGGGCGCGGGTGGCACGCAGCGACTGCCGGCGCTGATTGGCGTGCAGGCGGCGTTGGACCTCATCCTCACCGGCAAGAGCCTCAAGCCCGCGAAGGCGAAGAAGCTGGGCGTCGTGGATGAAGTGGTGCCGGTGCCCATCCTCCGCGACATCGCGGTGCGGCGCGCGAAGGAGCTGGCCGAGGGCAAGCTGAAGGTGGAGCGCCGCCACGGTCAGGGCTTCAAGGGCGTGGCCCGGGGTGGCAAGGCCAAGGGGCTGGCGGGCTTCCTCCAGGGGCTGGCCAACAAGGAGCTGTGGGCGGAGGTGGCGCTGGAGGACAACCCGCTGGGCCGCAAGGTCCTCTTCGACCAGGCGCGCAAGCAGCTCCTGAAGAAGACGCGCGGCAAGTTCCCCGCGCCGGAGAAGGCGCTCCAGGTCATCCGCGTGGGGCTGGAGTCCGGCCACAAGGCGGGCCAGGAGGCCGAGGCCAAGGCCTTTGGCGAGCTGGTGGTGTCGGACGTCTCCAAGCGGCTGGTCGAAATCTTCTTCGCCACCACGGCGCTGAAGAAGGAGAACGGAACGTCCAACCCCGACGCGAAGCCGCGCGAGGTGAAGAAGGTGGCGGTGCTGGGCGGCGGGTTGATGGGCGGCGGCATCGCCTATGTCGCCAGCGTGCTCCAGGGCGTGCCCGTGCGCGTGAAGGACAAGGACGACGCGGGCGTGGGCCGGGCCATGAAGCAGGTGCAGACCATCCTGGACGAGCGCGTGAAGCGGCGCTCGCTCACGCGCCGCGAGGCCACGGCGAAGTCGGCGGTGGTGACGGCGGGCACGGACTACAGCGGCTTCAAGTCGGCGGACCTCGTCATCGAGGCGGTGTTCGAGGACCTCAAGCTCAAGCACCGCGTCATCGCGGAGGTGGAGGCCGTCACGGGCGAGCAGACCATCTTCGCGTCCAACACCTCGAGCCTGCCGATTACGGACCTGGCGAAGGGCAGCCGGCGGCCGGGGCAGGTCATCGGGATGCATTACTTCAGCCCCGTCCACAAGATGCCGCTCTTGGAGATCATCACCCACGCGGGCACCGAGGACTGGGTGACGGCCACCTGTGTCGAGGTGGGGCGCAAGCAGGGCAAGACGGTCATCGTCGTCAACGACGGCCCGGGCTTCTACACCTCGCGCATCCTCGCTCCGTACATGAACGAGGCCGCGTACCTGCTGGGCGAGGGCGCGGACATCGCGGAGCTGGACAAGGCCCTGGTCGAGTTCGGCTTCCCGGTGGGCCCGATTACCCTCCTGGACGAGGTGGGCATCGACGTGGCGCAGAAGGTGGGCCCCATCATGGAGGCCGCCTTCGGCAAGCGCATGGCGGCGCCCAAGGCCTTGGAGAAGGTGGTGGCCGACGGCCGCCTGGGGCGCAAGTCGGAGAAGGGCTTCTACCTGTACGAGGACGGGAAGAAGCAGGACGTGGACCCCTCTATCTACGCGCTGCTCCCGCACGGCACGGAGCGCCGCTCCTTCGATCGCGCGGAGATGGCGGAGCGCGTGGTGCTGCAGATGGTCAACGAGGCCATCCGCTGCCTGGGCGAGGGCATCCTCCGCAGCGCGCGGGACGGTGACGTGGGCGCCATCTTCGGCCTGGGCTTCCCGCCGTTCCTGGGTGGCCCCTTCCACTACGTGGACAGCCGCGGCCCCGCCGAGGTGCTGCGCAAGCTGGAGCACTTCCACGACAAGCTCGGGGAGCGGTTCATCCCCGCGCCACTCCTGGTGGAGATGGTGAAGGCGGGCAAGACGTTCTACCCGCGCTGA
- a CDS encoding glycogen debranching protein has product MRTPRMSRFVGAALSTALLVTGCSESDYVRLYHGEARAPSYSVDDIESMRYIGPTFVDKGVNFALYSENATRLELLLFEDPESNRPARVYQMTRYGDVWSVYVEGVGLGQHYGFRAWGPNWEYDPNWFPGSIHGFKADADAYGNRFNPNKLLTDPYSKALHRDHDWSKGSTASGPARNEVTYAASSKSVLVQSTYQWSDVERQWRANRQDENWEGHGWQDLIVYEVHAKGFTADPASGVRFPGTYRGFGEKAAYLAELGITAVELLPIHEKPLDGGYWGYQTINFFAPELSYAALREPHQVIDEFKWMVEQLHQHGIEVIVDVVYNHTGEGGLWREKLETDDVMPGEPLESLDPAETAGLYSFRGIDNQAYYALNPDRRTYWNNTGVGNQTRPNHRPTRKLIIDSLRFYVEELHVDGFRFDLAPILGERDGDYNRWDDPRNTVLQDVIDDPVMQKYNTRIMAEPWSAGGWYCMPLGEFPNSQTQPGNGWYEWNGRFRDWWRAFINQDNWKLNSHEGSLCGRPGTVDGGFLMYGSQEWFERNGRRPYHSMNFLTVHDGFTLYDLFAYDEKQNRCGPLNPVCCDNPNSPFCDKVSGENHNRSRNWGPIGDERGESMRRQMMRNSFMAMLISHGTPMLLGGDEWMRTQLGNNNAYSTLSDNPFNWYQWGAYLARDERHRMFEFVKAAIRMRKEHAYAFAPKDYGKGAPLAWKSAQNTEAAWDSKQMMIHYHDASYGPELLVLINMEPRAVEFTLPEGRKWTRLIDTQAYFDSPAYLTTAGLDSRATGNSWLDNPSPVNGATYGMPERTIVVLRAE; this is encoded by the coding sequence ATGCGCACTCCCAGAATGTCCCGCTTCGTGGGCGCGGCGCTGTCCACCGCCCTGCTCGTCACTGGCTGTAGCGAGAGCGATTACGTCCGGCTGTACCACGGTGAAGCCCGGGCCCCGAGCTACTCCGTCGATGACATCGAGTCCATGCGCTACATCGGGCCGACGTTCGTGGACAAGGGGGTCAATTTCGCCCTGTACTCGGAGAACGCCACCCGGCTGGAGCTGCTCCTCTTCGAGGATCCGGAGAGCAACCGCCCGGCGCGCGTCTACCAGATGACGCGCTACGGCGACGTGTGGAGCGTCTACGTGGAGGGCGTGGGCCTGGGCCAGCACTACGGCTTCCGCGCCTGGGGTCCCAACTGGGAATATGATCCGAACTGGTTCCCGGGCTCCATCCACGGCTTCAAGGCGGACGCGGACGCCTACGGCAACCGCTTCAACCCGAACAAGCTGCTGACGGATCCGTACTCCAAGGCGCTGCACCGCGACCACGACTGGAGCAAGGGCAGCACGGCCAGTGGCCCGGCGCGCAACGAGGTGACGTACGCGGCCTCGTCCAAGAGCGTGCTCGTCCAGAGCACCTACCAGTGGAGCGACGTCGAGCGTCAGTGGCGCGCCAACCGGCAGGACGAGAACTGGGAAGGCCACGGCTGGCAGGACCTCATCGTCTACGAGGTCCACGCCAAGGGCTTCACCGCCGACCCCGCCAGCGGCGTGCGCTTCCCGGGCACCTACCGCGGCTTCGGTGAGAAGGCCGCGTACCTGGCCGAGCTGGGCATCACCGCGGTGGAGCTGCTGCCCATCCACGAGAAGCCGCTGGACGGTGGCTACTGGGGCTACCAGACCATCAACTTCTTCGCGCCCGAGCTGTCCTACGCGGCCCTCCGTGAGCCGCACCAGGTCATCGACGAGTTCAAGTGGATGGTGGAGCAGCTCCACCAGCACGGCATCGAGGTGATTGTCGACGTCGTCTACAACCACACCGGCGAGGGTGGCCTGTGGCGCGAGAAGCTGGAGACGGATGACGTCATGCCCGGCGAGCCGCTCGAGTCCCTGGACCCGGCGGAGACCGCGGGTCTGTACTCGTTCCGCGGCATCGACAACCAAGCGTACTACGCGCTCAACCCCGACCGGCGCACTTACTGGAACAACACGGGCGTGGGCAACCAGACGCGGCCCAACCACCGGCCCACGCGCAAGCTCATCATCGACAGCCTCCGCTTCTACGTGGAAGAGCTGCACGTGGACGGCTTCCGCTTCGACCTGGCGCCCATCCTGGGTGAGCGCGACGGCGACTACAACCGCTGGGATGATCCGCGCAACACGGTGCTCCAGGACGTCATCGACGACCCCGTGATGCAGAAGTACAACACCCGCATCATGGCCGAGCCGTGGAGCGCGGGCGGCTGGTACTGCATGCCGCTGGGCGAGTTCCCCAACTCCCAGACGCAGCCGGGCAACGGCTGGTACGAGTGGAACGGCCGCTTCCGTGACTGGTGGCGCGCGTTCATCAACCAGGACAACTGGAAGCTCAACTCCCACGAGGGCTCGCTGTGCGGCCGGCCCGGCACGGTGGACGGCGGCTTCCTGATGTACGGCAGCCAGGAGTGGTTCGAGCGCAACGGGCGCCGTCCGTACCACTCCATGAACTTCCTCACGGTGCACGACGGCTTCACGCTGTACGACCTGTTCGCCTACGACGAGAAGCAGAACCGCTGCGGTCCGTTGAACCCGGTGTGCTGCGACAATCCCAACAGCCCCTTCTGCGACAAGGTCAGCGGCGAGAACCACAACCGTTCGCGCAACTGGGGCCCCATTGGCGACGAGCGCGGCGAGAGCATGCGCCGGCAGATGATGCGCAACTCCTTCATGGCCATGCTCATCAGCCACGGCACGCCGATGTTGCTGGGCGGTGACGAGTGGATGCGCACGCAGTTGGGCAACAACAACGCCTACTCCACGCTCTCCGACAACCCGTTCAACTGGTACCAGTGGGGCGCGTATCTGGCGCGTGACGAGCGTCACCGCATGTTCGAGTTCGTGAAGGCCGCCATCCGCATGCGCAAGGAGCACGCGTACGCCTTCGCGCCGAAGGACTACGGCAAGGGCGCGCCGCTGGCCTGGAAGAGCGCCCAGAACACCGAGGCGGCGTGGGACAGCAAGCAGATGATGATTCACTACCACGACGCGTCCTACGGGCCGGAGCTGCTGGTGCTCATCAACATGGAGCCGCGCGCGGTGGAGTTCACGCTGCCGGAGGGCCGCAAGTGGACGCGGCTCATCGACACGCAGGCCTACTTCGACAGCCCCGCGTATTTGACGACGGCGGGCCTGGACAGCCGTGCCACCGGAAACTCGTGGCTCGACAATCCGTCGCCGGTGAACGGCGCGACGTACGGCATGCCTGAAAGAACCATCGTCGTCCTGCGTGCGGAGTAG
- the fadI gene encoding acetyl-CoA C-acyltransferase FadI, producing MASEKRNGPRRVAIVRGLRTPFVKAGSVFSGLTALDLGRMVVQELVQKTDLDPNLIDQVVFGQVIPTLTAPSIAREVVIAAGLPKKIDAFTVSRACATSIQAMTTAANAIATGEADVIIAGGTESMSDAPIFTSRPLAHALVAASKGRSLPDKLKPFQRLKAKDLLPVPPAIAEYSTGMTMGESAEKMAKENGISREEQDRIAYNSHRNAAKAWKDGLFDNEVMRVVVPPKFDKTAERDNIVREDSSMEALGQLKPAFDRKYGTITAGNASPLTDGAAALLLMSEEKARALGYEPLGFLRSHAYAATDPGDQLLQGPAYAVPTALKRAGMKLADIDLVEMHEAFAAQVASNIQALASPAFAKKAGWSAPVGEIDRERLNVTGGSIAIGHPFGATGARIVTQALNELKRRNKNTVMCTVCAAGGLGAVVILERA from the coding sequence ATGGCAAGCGAGAAGCGCAACGGCCCCCGAAGGGTGGCCATCGTCCGTGGCCTGCGGACCCCGTTCGTGAAGGCGGGCTCCGTCTTCTCCGGGCTGACGGCGTTGGACCTGGGCCGCATGGTGGTCCAGGAGCTGGTGCAGAAGACGGACCTGGACCCGAACCTCATCGACCAGGTGGTGTTCGGCCAGGTCATCCCTACGCTGACGGCGCCGTCCATTGCCCGCGAGGTCGTCATCGCGGCGGGGCTGCCCAAGAAGATTGACGCCTTCACGGTGTCGCGCGCGTGCGCCACGTCCATCCAGGCGATGACGACGGCGGCCAACGCGATTGCCACGGGCGAGGCGGACGTCATCATCGCCGGCGGCACCGAGTCCATGTCGGACGCGCCCATCTTCACCAGCCGGCCGCTGGCCCACGCGCTGGTGGCGGCGTCCAAGGGGCGCTCGCTGCCGGACAAGCTCAAGCCCTTCCAGCGCCTCAAGGCGAAGGACCTGCTGCCGGTGCCCCCGGCCATCGCCGAGTACTCCACCGGCATGACGATGGGCGAGAGCGCGGAGAAGATGGCCAAGGAGAACGGCATCTCCCGCGAGGAGCAGGACCGCATCGCGTACAACTCGCACCGCAACGCGGCCAAGGCGTGGAAGGACGGCCTGTTCGACAACGAGGTGATGCGTGTCGTGGTGCCGCCGAAGTTCGACAAGACGGCCGAGCGCGACAACATCGTCCGTGAGGACTCCAGCATGGAGGCCCTGGGCCAGCTCAAGCCGGCCTTCGACCGCAAGTACGGCACGATTACGGCGGGCAACGCGTCGCCGCTGACGGACGGCGCGGCGGCGCTGCTGCTGATGAGCGAGGAGAAGGCGCGCGCGCTGGGCTACGAGCCGCTGGGCTTCTTGCGCAGCCACGCCTACGCGGCCACGGACCCGGGCGACCAGTTGCTCCAGGGGCCGGCCTACGCGGTGCCCACGGCGCTCAAGCGCGCGGGCATGAAGCTGGCGGACATCGACCTGGTGGAGATGCACGAGGCCTTCGCCGCGCAGGTGGCCAGCAACATCCAGGCGCTGGCGTCGCCGGCCTTCGCGAAGAAGGCGGGCTGGAGCGCGCCGGTGGGGGAAATCGACCGCGAGCGGCTGAACGTCACGGGCGGCTCCATCGCCATTGGCCATCCCTTCGGGGCCACGGGGGCGCGCATCGTCACCCAGGCCCTCAACGAGCTGAAGCGTCGGAACAAGAACACGGTGATGTGCACCGTCTGCGCGGCGGGCGGCCTGGGCGCCGTCGTCATCCTGGAGCGTGCGTGA
- the hemE gene encoding uroporphyrinogen decarboxylase, translating into MNDRLLRAARRQPTDTTPVWLMRQAGRYLPEYRAIRGNIAFLDLCKNPDLAAEVTVQPVTRLGVDAAIIFSDILIPVEAMGITLELGDKGPHFPNPVRSAADIDKLGVPDPVEGTGFVAEAIRRTRKALNDSVPVIGFAGAPFTLAAYMVEGGGSKSYILIKRLMFEQPELAHRLFGKLTDTLIPYLKMQVEAGASIVQIFDSWGGELSPWDYERFCIPYLKRMVSELKATGVPVIVFGVGMSTHLQLLKSTGADVVGLDWTLPADEGRKVLGPDVAIQGNLDPLHLFLPREELDGRVKDILRRAGPVGHIFNLGHGILPPTDPDAAKFLVEAVHRHGVALRQGTLGG; encoded by the coding sequence GTGAACGACCGACTCCTCCGCGCGGCGCGCCGCCAGCCCACCGATACGACGCCCGTGTGGCTGATGCGCCAGGCGGGCCGCTACCTGCCCGAGTACCGCGCCATCCGCGGCAACATCGCGTTTCTCGACCTGTGCAAGAACCCGGACCTGGCCGCCGAAGTCACGGTGCAGCCGGTGACGCGCCTGGGCGTGGACGCGGCCATCATCTTCTCGGACATCCTCATCCCCGTGGAGGCGATGGGCATCACGCTGGAGCTCGGGGACAAGGGGCCGCACTTCCCCAACCCCGTGCGCAGCGCCGCGGACATCGACAAGCTGGGCGTGCCCGACCCCGTGGAGGGCACCGGCTTCGTGGCCGAGGCCATCCGCCGCACGCGCAAGGCGCTGAACGACTCGGTGCCCGTCATCGGCTTCGCGGGCGCGCCCTTCACCCTGGCCGCGTACATGGTCGAGGGCGGCGGCTCCAAGAGCTACATCCTCATCAAGCGGCTGATGTTCGAGCAGCCCGAGCTGGCGCACCGCCTCTTCGGAAAGCTCACCGACACGCTCATCCCCTACCTGAAGATGCAGGTGGAGGCGGGCGCGAGCATCGTCCAGATTTTCGACTCGTGGGGCGGTGAGCTGTCGCCGTGGGACTACGAGCGCTTCTGCATCCCCTACCTCAAGCGCATGGTGTCCGAGCTGAAGGCCACCGGCGTGCCCGTCATCGTGTTCGGCGTGGGCATGTCCACGCACCTGCAGCTCCTCAAGAGCACCGGCGCGGACGTGGTGGGCCTGGACTGGACGCTGCCCGCGGACGAGGGCCGGAAGGTGCTGGGCCCGGACGTGGCGATTCAGGGCAACCTGGACCCGCTGCACCTGTTCCTCCCCCGCGAGGAGCTGGACGGCCGCGTGAAGGACATCCTCCGCCGCGCGGGCCCCGTGGGGCACATCTTCAACCTGGGCCACGGCATCCTCCCGCCCACGGACCCCGACGCCGCGAAGTTCCTGGTGGAGGCCGTCCACCGCCACGGCGTGGCGCTGCGCCAGGGCACGCTGGGGGGGTAG
- a CDS encoding alpha-amylase family glycosyl hydrolase — MVLKKRWGVVVSFSVAVAAVALAACLPRAVPPPLAPSGTVVAVAYIRDDARRAGVVADVPEGLKKRIAEALAKRNLRAEVIPYADYAAYYAKVRDSQRRFEMAKALTPEAPLHLLVETRVSFFSQVGGRFSWDISVRTTGARADSPMAPTVVTKDYGAALQFDQQREDDAQLEVAQQISGQVAGLFDSFLASPFLVPETDGGPGTVPGLNAPAGPGIEPGKSTPAPQPYRGSWEPPEGDAVYFVMVDRFSNGDAKNDGVVDTQDAQAFHGGDLQGVIDRLDGLQQLGVRTVWLSPVFQMRTDKFYEYGAFHGYWVEDFGKVEPRFGDEALLKTLSAELRRRDMRLVLDVVLNHVGPETRLARERPDWFHGLGPIKDWNDPRELVMGDVHGLPDLAVEKEEVYAHLLAHSRRWVDVLKPAGFRLDAVKHMPTSFWARYNDDLRQHAGKDFLLLGEMLDGDPVLLATTMKEGRFGTMFDFPLAFGLVEVFCKGRSPAHLGAILSNDRLYPAPGALVTMLDNHDLPRVMSECGGDVEKVKRALAVQLTARGVPALTYGTEEGLTGAKEPENRGDMRFTQHPLRTWIGGLLALRRGSEALQRGETMVLAAREDLFAYARVTAQEAVVIAVNGGDSAADVALPAEFSGSRLEPLAVAPPVPGSSEGAVRVGPGQVALVKVTPGAPGGFAAAAKLAGLRWRGGGVRRNVELSVADPSIRLVGSGPELGGWKAERSLRSGPDGFSLSLPVGAVFEYKLLRDNASGKVDWEDGNNRLLVVSEGTEPLRQTLAWSQR, encoded by the coding sequence ATGGTTCTGAAAAAGCGATGGGGCGTGGTGGTGTCCTTCTCCGTGGCTGTGGCCGCGGTGGCGCTCGCGGCGTGTCTGCCGCGCGCGGTGCCTCCCCCGCTGGCGCCCAGCGGCACCGTGGTGGCGGTGGCCTATATTCGGGATGACGCGCGCCGGGCCGGCGTGGTGGCGGATGTGCCTGAAGGCTTGAAGAAGCGCATCGCCGAGGCCCTGGCCAAGCGCAACCTGCGGGCGGAGGTGATTCCCTACGCGGACTACGCCGCCTACTACGCGAAGGTGCGTGACTCGCAGCGCCGCTTCGAGATGGCGAAGGCGCTGACCCCGGAGGCGCCGCTGCACCTGCTGGTGGAGACGCGCGTGTCGTTCTTCAGCCAGGTGGGCGGCCGCTTCTCCTGGGACATCTCGGTGCGGACCACGGGCGCGCGCGCGGACTCCCCGATGGCGCCCACCGTCGTCACGAAGGACTACGGCGCGGCGCTCCAGTTCGACCAGCAGCGCGAGGACGATGCGCAGTTGGAGGTCGCCCAGCAGATTTCCGGACAGGTGGCCGGGCTGTTCGACTCCTTCCTGGCCTCGCCCTTCCTCGTGCCGGAGACGGACGGTGGGCCGGGCACGGTGCCGGGGCTCAACGCGCCGGCCGGGCCGGGCATCGAGCCGGGCAAGAGCACGCCGGCGCCGCAGCCCTACCGCGGCTCGTGGGAGCCGCCCGAGGGAGACGCGGTCTACTTCGTGATGGTGGACCGCTTCTCCAACGGAGACGCGAAGAACGACGGTGTGGTGGACACGCAGGACGCGCAGGCCTTTCACGGCGGAGACCTGCAGGGAGTCATCGACCGACTGGACGGGCTGCAGCAGCTCGGTGTCCGCACGGTGTGGCTTTCACCCGTCTTCCAGATGCGAACCGACAAGTTCTACGAGTACGGCGCGTTCCACGGCTACTGGGTCGAGGACTTCGGCAAGGTCGAGCCTCGCTTCGGCGACGAGGCCTTGCTGAAGACGCTGTCCGCGGAGCTGCGCCGCCGGGACATGCGGCTGGTGCTGGACGTGGTGCTCAACCACGTGGGGCCGGAGACGCGCCTGGCGCGTGAGCGGCCCGACTGGTTCCATGGACTGGGGCCCATCAAGGACTGGAATGACCCGCGAGAGCTGGTGATGGGCGACGTGCATGGCCTGCCCGACCTCGCGGTGGAGAAGGAAGAAGTGTACGCGCACCTGCTGGCGCACTCGCGCCGGTGGGTGGACGTGCTGAAGCCCGCGGGCTTCCGGCTGGACGCGGTGAAGCACATGCCCACGAGCTTCTGGGCCCGCTACAACGACGACCTTCGCCAGCACGCGGGGAAGGACTTCCTGCTGCTGGGCGAGATGCTGGACGGCGACCCGGTGCTGCTGGCCACCACGATGAAGGAGGGCCGCTTCGGGACGATGTTCGACTTCCCGCTCGCCTTCGGCCTGGTGGAGGTCTTCTGCAAGGGCCGGTCGCCGGCGCACCTGGGCGCCATCCTCTCCAATGACCGGCTGTACCCGGCGCCCGGCGCGCTGGTGACGATGCTGGACAACCACGACCTGCCCCGGGTGATGAGCGAGTGCGGCGGGGACGTGGAGAAGGTGAAGCGGGCGCTGGCGGTGCAGCTCACCGCGCGAGGCGTCCCGGCGCTCACCTACGGCACCGAGGAGGGGCTGACGGGCGCGAAGGAGCCGGAGAACCGAGGCGACATGCGCTTCACCCAGCACCCGTTGCGGACGTGGATTGGTGGATTGCTGGCGCTGCGCCGTGGCAGTGAGGCCCTCCAGCGTGGCGAGACGATGGTGCTCGCCGCTCGGGAAGACCTCTTTGCCTACGCGCGCGTCACCGCCCAGGAGGCCGTGGTCATCGCGGTGAACGGTGGCGACAGCGCCGCCGATGTCGCGCTGCCCGCCGAGTTCTCCGGTTCACGGCTGGAGCCGCTGGCCGTGGCGCCGCCGGTGCCGGGCTCTTCCGAGGGCGCGGTGCGGGTGGGGCCGGGGCAGGTGGCACTGGTGAAGGTGACGCCCGGTGCGCCCGGCGGTTTCGCCGCGGCGGCGAAGCTCGCGGGCTTGCGTTGGCGGGGCGGGGGCGTGCGGCGCAACGTGGAACTGTCCGTGGCCGACCCGAGCATCCGCCTGGTGGGCAGCGGGCCTGAGCTTGGAGGCTGGAAGGCCGAGCGCTCGCTTCGTTCGGGGCCGGACGGCTTCTCGCTGTCGCTGCCCGTGGGCGCCGTCTTCGAGTACAAGCTCTTGCGCGACAACGCCTCCGGGAAGGTCGACTGGGAGGACGGTAACAACCGCCTGCTCGTCGTTTCCGAGGGCACCGAGCCGCTGCGCCAGACGCTGGCGTGGAGCCAGCGCTGA
- a CDS encoding mannosyltransferase family protein — protein MARSASRSIAQFVLAAVVACGAAATAGAWRFFHKDPSNPVVRLDEYFTMGWVAWDSSWYMRIAQEGYQFAPGQQSSVAFFPLYPLLIRAVETLGLNVYQSGVFITLLCGPLALILFTRWARTLTDEDTALKAGLLMACYPFTFYFYGAMYSDALFVLLVVAAFLLLEKGHLMPAVLVAAVATAARPVAPAVVLGLLVRRLEWKHARGEKWSAVDFLPVLSGLGFGAYMLFLWHQFGDPVAFVKVQGAPGWEQVPGWHTWLKVRWFERVVLAPQDKREAFRLAVHAFFTVLALALVWPTRKLLGWGYAVYVLAIVGLPAWSTKDFMGMGRYLLSAFPVFLTAALLLRERPMLLRGALAVGAASLLVLSWAFGADYYVS, from the coding sequence ATGGCACGCTCCGCGTCCCGCAGCATCGCCCAGTTCGTCCTCGCGGCCGTGGTGGCCTGTGGCGCCGCCGCCACCGCGGGGGCCTGGCGCTTCTTCCACAAGGACCCCAGCAACCCCGTGGTCCGGCTCGACGAGTACTTCACCATGGGCTGGGTGGCCTGGGACTCGAGCTGGTACATGCGGATTGCCCAGGAGGGCTACCAGTTCGCGCCGGGGCAGCAGAGCTCGGTGGCGTTCTTCCCGCTCTATCCGCTGCTCATCCGCGCGGTGGAGACGCTGGGGCTCAACGTCTACCAGTCCGGTGTGTTCATCACGCTGTTGTGCGGCCCGCTGGCGCTGATTCTCTTCACGCGCTGGGCGCGCACGCTCACGGACGAGGACACCGCGCTGAAGGCCGGCCTGCTGATGGCCTGCTACCCCTTCACGTTCTACTTCTACGGCGCCATGTACTCGGACGCGCTGTTCGTCCTGTTGGTGGTGGCGGCGTTCCTCCTGCTGGAGAAGGGGCACTTGATGCCCGCGGTACTGGTGGCTGCGGTGGCCACGGCGGCCCGGCCCGTGGCGCCCGCGGTGGTGCTGGGGCTGCTCGTGCGTCGCCTGGAGTGGAAGCACGCGCGCGGGGAGAAGTGGAGCGCGGTGGATTTCCTGCCGGTGCTGTCGGGCCTGGGCTTTGGCGCGTACATGCTCTTCCTGTGGCACCAGTTCGGTGACCCGGTGGCCTTCGTGAAGGTGCAGGGCGCGCCGGGCTGGGAGCAGGTTCCGGGCTGGCACACGTGGTTGAAGGTGCGCTGGTTCGAGCGCGTGGTGCTCGCGCCGCAGGACAAGCGCGAGGCGTTCCGGCTGGCGGTGCACGCCTTCTTCACGGTGTTGGCGCTGGCGCTGGTGTGGCCCACGCGCAAGCTGCTCGGCTGGGGGTATGCCGTGTACGTGCTGGCCATCGTCGGCCTGCCGGCGTGGTCCACGAAGGACTTCATGGGCATGGGGCGCTATCTGCTGTCCGCGTTTCCCGTCTTCCTCACCGCGGCGCTGCTGCTGCGCGAGCGGCCGATGCTCCTGCGTGGGGCGCTGGCGGTGGGCGCGGCGTCGCTGCTCGTTCTCTCCTGGGCCTTTGGCGCGGACTACTACGTTTCATGA